AGAATCAGGCGGCATTTGCTGCACATGGAGCTGGAATAGCTGCTGTTCAAACTTTGGCGAATCAAGGCGTAAAAGTAATTGTCGCTGGACGCTTTGGGCCTTGGGCTAGTCAAGCTTCAATGCAGTTTGGCATGCAAATGGTTATGGTTCCACCTGGGATACGTGTAAGAGACGCCATAAACGGTTATATTCTTGGCCGTCGGTAGGCAAATAGCTTGAACATCGCAAGTCGTTCTAAAGAAATAGTGGTTGCAAGCGGTAAAGGAGGAGTTGGAAAAACAACTTTCACAGCTTCCCTATCTGTTTTCTTAGCCAATAAAGGAAAAAGAATAGTTGCTGTTGACGCTGACGTTGACGCACCCAACCTCTCAATAGCTTTAGGCAAGGGGAAAGAAAAGTCAAGTCAAGAAATTAAGATTTCTCATAAAGCAGTTTTAGACAATGAAAAATGCGTTAAATGCGGAAAATGCGTGGAAACGTGCCGTTACGGAGCTATATTCCAATCTGAAGGTGAAGTTCCAGTTATTATGGAAATGCTATGCGAGGGTTGCGGGGCATGCACGCTTGTCTGTCCGGTGGAAGCAATAAGAATTGAGGAAAAACTTACCGGAGAGCTGGTCATAGAAGAAACGAAGTATGGTTTTCCCCTTGTGACTGGAAGACTTGAACTTGGGGAGCACAACTCTGGGCATCTAGTGACTTCAGCTAAGAAGATTGGACATGTAAAAGCTGAAGAAACCGGCGCAGAATTAGTTGTGATTGACGGAGCACCAGGAATCGGCTGTCCAGTTATAGCTTCTATTTCTGGCGCAAGTTATGTTGTTGCTGTTACGGAGCCAACTCCAGCCGCTAAACGGGATTTAGAACGGCTAATAAGAGTTATTAAACATTTCAACGTTCCAGCCGGAGTCATAGTCAACAAAGCAGAGCTCTCAACAGCGTACAAAGATAAACTTGAAAAATGGATTAACGAAGAAATACAAATGCCAATCATAGGTGAAATCCCCCTAGACTATGAGGTTTTAAGAGCCCTAACTCACATGACACCGATAATCGAGTTTAATCCTTCTTCGAAAGCTGCGAAAGCCATACTTGAAATTTGCGAAAAGGTCGCTGAGAACATATGAAAGCTGAAATTTCAAAGTTTTTCCATGAAAGGCCAATTTCCACGCCTATAGTGGCTGTTACTGGAGGGAAGGGCGGAACAGGAAAAACTACAGTTGCAGTTAACCTTGCTGTTGCCTTGAAGATGAAAGGAATGAAAGTTATGCTTGTAGACGTCGATGTTGATGGACCAAACGACGCAGTTCTTCTCGGAGCAAAACTTGAAAATGGCGAGGACGTTGCGTTCTTTAAGCCTGTAGTTAATACTGAAAAATGCGTTAAATGCGGAAAATGTGCTGAGGTATGCCTTGAAAACGCCTTAGTCTATGTTAAAGGCCAGTTTCCAGCTTTCTTTGAAGAATTATGCTCCGGCTGTGCAGCATGCCAACTTGTTTGCCCAGCAGAAGCAATTGAAGAGGGCCGTAAAATTTTGGGGAAAGTTTACGTTTCAGAAGTCGATGGAATTAAGCTTGTAACTGGAGAGTTGAAGCCTACTGAGGCTAGGTCTCCGCTTGTAGCGTTAAAAACTAAGGAAAAAGCCTATGAAATCGCCAAGAAAGAAAGTTTTGATGTTATTCTGGTTGATACTGCTCCGGGGGTTCATAATCCCGTTGTTAGAGCCTTACAAGGAGCAAGCTTCGCTTTGGCTGTTACTGAACCCACTCCATTAGGCGCCCATGACTTAGGCCGTATTCTCGACTTGACTAAAGAACTCGGCTTATTAACAAGCGTTGTCTTAAATCGGGCTGATATTAAGGGTGGATATAAAAGAATAATTTATGAAATTTGCGAAAAGTCTGGCGCAGAAATTGTTTCGGAAATTCCATTTGACAAAAAGCTTTTAGAAGCCTACATAAGCAGTGTTCCAGTAGTCAAGCTTTTCCCAAGTTCACCAAGTGCAAAAGCAATTTTAAAACTTGCAGATTATGTTTCCGAACGACTTAAATAATCTAAAAGATTTTAGGATATTTCCCAAAATATAAACTTACAACGGAGGCATAAACCGTGGAAAACGAAAGAATAGTAATTCCGGTAGTCGATAACTCTGGCTTAAATTCCAGGCTTTCTGAACATTTTGGAAGAGCCCCCTACTTCATGGTTATAGAAATAAACTCAAAAGGCGAAATACTGTCTGTAGAGGCCATCCCAAACACAAGCGAGCATTTTGGAGGATTTGGAAAGCCTCCAGACAGAATATTGCAGTTAAAACCAACAGCCGTAGTTACTTATGGGATGGGTCCTCGGGCACTAAACATTTTTCAGCAAGCAAGAGTTGCAGTGCTGAGAGCAAATGCGGCAACTGTCCGCGAAGTTATTGAAGCCTATAAAAGAAATGAGCTTGAGGAGTTAACTGAAGGCTGCCGGGAAGCAAGGCATCCGTACTAGGCTTACATGTAACAGAATAAGGAGGAAAAAATTTGCTGAGGGAAATCCGGAAAGTAAACTTAGGCCAAATTGAAGATGCAAAGTTCGAAGACAATGGATGCATAGCCTCGGCGGTCTTCCCCAATCGCATTGGCATCGCTCATCTCTTGCAGTTGTAACTTTACGTAAAGCAATTGAGGAGTATAAGAAAAATGAGTGAATCTAAATGTGACGACCCGAGAAAGGGAACTTCTGAACAAGAAAAGAGACTAAAAGAGCGAATGGAACAGGAAAAGAGATTAAAGGAGCGAATGGGCAAAGTTAAACATAAAATTGCAGTTATAAGCGGTAAGGGCGGCGTTGGAAAAAGCGTAGTTACAGCCAACCTAGCTATGGCATTCGCTTGGAAAGGCTACAGCGTAGGCATTTTAGACGCAGACATACACGGTCCATCCATCCCCAAAATGGTTGGGTTGCATGGACAGAGACTACAGGCAGGGCCGCCTGGAATCTTTCCGGCTATAGGCCCCATGGGAATGAAAGTGGTTTCCATAGACTTCCTATTGCCAAGTGAAGAAGCCCCTGTTATCTGGCGTGGCCCGCTTAAAATGGCTGCGATAAGGCAGTTTCTCTCCGACATTGTTTGGGGTCCTCTCGACTTCTTACTGATAGATTTGCCGCCGGGAACTGGTGATGAACCTTTAAGCGTAATACAGTTACTTCCTGAGATGGATGGAGTAATAATTGTAACTATTCCGTCGGAAGTGTCTCAAATAGTTGTGAAGAAAGCGGTTGTTTTCTCTCAGAAGTTGAATGTTCCAGTTATTGGCATAATTGAAAACATGAGCGGCTTCGTCTGCCCGAAGTGCGGAGCGGAAATTGACATATTCAGAAGCGGAGGAGGAGAAAGAATCGCTAAAGAACTGCTTGTTCCATTCTTGGGTAAAATTCCAATAGACCCTGAAATTTGTAAAGCATCCGATGAAGGCGTACCATTTGTAATTAAACATCCGGATTCACCTTCGGCAAAGGCTTTCATGGAAATAGTTGAAAAAATCGAAAGTTTCATCAAGGAACGAACAAAACCAAGAAGCGAAAATAAATGAACCAGAAAGAAAAATTAGGCTTTAATTCTGTTCATTTAACTATTCTTGTTGACAATGAAGTTTATTTAGAAGGTTTAGGTTCAACTTGGGGGCTTTCAATTTACGTTGAGGCTGAAATAGACGGTTTCAAAAGGAAAATTTTAATGGATACAAGCGGCTCATACGATACATTAACCTATAATTCATCAAAGCTTAGAGTAGACCTATCATCGGTTGACGCAATTTTCATTTCGCATTGGCATGGAGACCACTGCGGATGCCTAAAAGAAGTATTAGAAATGCTAGAATCCAAAATTCCTGTTTATCTTCCCTCCTATGACCGTAGTGGAGTGAAACTTATAGAAAAATTTGGGGCAACTCCCATAATATGTTCGAAACCAAAAACTTTCCTTGAAGGGTTCATGTCAACTGGATGTTTGGGGAGATGGACAAAGGAACATTCTCTAATCATCAAGCTTGAAAGCTCAGATTTCATTCTCCTAACCGGATGCGCCCATCCTGGAGTAATTAAAATAGCTAATCACTCTAAACGTTTGCTTGAAAACTTTAACCTTAGGGCAGTCATCGGAGGCTTTCACATTTCAAGCAGAAAAGAAGGAAAAATAGTTGGCAGTTTCATGAAAGAAAATAAAGTTGAAGTTGTAAGTCCATGCCATTGCACCGGAGAAGATGCTAAACAAGCGATTTTTGAAGTTTTAGGAAGAAACTGTGCAAGATGCGGGGCTGGAAGAACTTTTCATTTTTCTGCATAAAACCTTAAAAGGTTAGGATAACGTGTATATTTAACTTCCTTCAATTATGTGGAAGAGTCTAACGGAGGAAAATTGCTTGGTGCTTAAAGAAGTTAGGTGGCATGGACGAGGAGGTCAAGGAGCATGGACCGCCAGCGAACTTCTAGCAAGGGCGGCGATCCACGAGGGGAAATTTATTCAATCTTTTCCAGAGTTCGGCCCCGAAAGAATGGGCGCTCCAGTAAGGGCCTTCACCCGCATAAGTGATAATCCAATAAGGCTGCATTGCTCAGTTTACAGCCCCGACGTTGTAGTGGTCTTAGACCCAACCTTGATGGCTAGTATTCCAGTCGCTGAAGGGCTAAAAGAAAACGGAGTCATCGTAGTTAATACCAGTGAGGAGCCCAGAAAAATAAAGGAAGAACTGAAGCTCAGCCATGGAACTGTGTGGACTGTGCCAGCGACTCAAATTGCAATAAAGATTCTTGGAAGACCCATAACGAACACAGCCATGCTGGGCGCAGTTGCACGTGCAACTCAAATAGTAAGTATGGAAAGCATTGAAAAAGCCGTTAAAGAACGTTTTCCAGCTCAATTAGCTGAGAAAAATATCGGAGTTATAAAAGAAGCCTATGAGGAGGCAAAATCTGAATGAGCCCAGAATATAAAGGTTGGAAAGAAATTCCAATAGCTGGCGTATGCTGGCTTCCAAGCACAGAATACAAAACGGGAGATTGGCGAACCTACAAGCCGGTTTGGGATTCGGAAAAATGTGTTCGCTGTATGCTCTGCCACATTTTCTGTCCAGAAGGAGCAATAAAATGGAATCCGGAAACAGACAAAATGGAGTTTGACTACGACTTCTGCAAGGGATGCGGAATATGCGCCAATGAATGTCCAAAAGACGCCATAGAAATGGTTTTGGAAGGAAAGGAGTGAGTTAGAAATGGCTAAAGTTGAACAGAAAGTTTTACCCCTAAGCGGAGACGAGGCAGTGGCGTATGCTGTTAAGCAATGCGATGTAGACGTGGTAGCTGCTTATCCGATTACTCCGCAGACAATAATTGTTGAAAGATTCAGCGAGTATGTGGCAAATGGCGAAGTAGACACGGAATTCGTATGTGTAGAGTCGGAGCACAGTGCATTAACTTGCTGTTTGACAGCAGCTGCAACTGGCGCAAGAGCGTTCACAGCTACGGCCTCAGCCGGTTTAGCGTTAATGCATGAAATTTTAGGCGTAACTTCTGGCTGTAGGGCTCCAGTTGTCATGGCGATAGTTAACCGTGCCCTGTCTGCTCCAATCAACATTCACTGCGACCATTCAGACAGCATGGCTGAACGAGACATGGGGTGGATACACATTTACGCCGAAAACAGCCAAGAAGCCTACGATTCAATAATTCAAGCCTTCAAAATAGCCGAACATCCAGAAATACTTCTCCCAACACTGGTTGGACTGGACGGCTTCGTATTAAGCCACACACTGGAAAACGTAAATGTCCTCCCAGATGAAACTGTCAAAAACTTTGTCGGGGAGAGGAAGTTTCCATTAGTTAAAAATCATGAAGGAAAAATGGTTCCCTTCAAGCTTGACCCAGAAAACCCAGTGACCATAGGGCCGCTTGACCTGTATGACTACTATTTTGAGCATAAAAGACAGCAAGAAGAAGCCATGAGAAAAGCCTACGACGTAATAAAGAAAGTTCATGAAGAATACGCGGAGTTAAGCGGACGCAGATACGGAAACGGCCTAGTAGAACCCTACAGACTTGAAGACGCCGAAATAGCCACCGTATGCTTAGGCTCAACAGCAGGCACAGTGAAAACAATCGTGGACGAACTTCGCGAAAAGGGAGTTAAAGCTGGACTACTAAGAATTAGAGTTTTCAGGCCGCTACCAATGGAGGACATAGTTAAATGGCTTTCTGACAAAAAAGCCGTAGCCGTCATGGACAGGGCATGCAGCTTCGGCGGAATCGGAGGCCCGCTCTTTCATGAAATCCGACATGTACTGTACGATTCGCCGGGGAGGCCGCCAGTGGTAAACTACATTTACGGCTTAGGTGGAAGAGACACGCCGCCAAACTTGATTCGTCAAGTCTACCAGGAACTACAGAAAATCGCAGAAACCAAACGCATCGAACAACTTGTGAAATTTATTGGATTAAGGGAGTAAGAGGTGAAAAACATGGCTGAATGGAAATTTACAGCTAAAGATTTCGCGCAAATACCTGAACGTTTCTCCCCTGGGCACAGAGCCTGCGCCGGATGCGGCCCAGCCATAGTTATGCGTCTAATAATGAAGGCCGCAAGAGGCCCCGTAATAGCCACAAATGCCACAGGATGCATGGAAGTTGTCTCAACAATTTACCCATACACTGCTTGGAGGGTGCCATGGATACACACTGCCTTCGAGAATGTGGCTGCGAACGCCGCTGGAATAGACGCTGCGTTGAAGGCCTTGAAAAGGAAAGGCCGGTTAAAGTATGAGCATGTGGATGTTATAGCTTTCGGCGGAGATGGAGGAACCTATGACATTGGATTTCAAGCCTTGTCCGGGGCGGCTGAAAGAGGGCATGACTTTCTCTACGTTCTGTACGACAATGAAGCTTACATGAACACTGGAATCCAGCGAAGCGGGGGCACTCCCCTCGGAGCATGGACAACGACTTCGCCGGCTGGAAGAGTTATTCCAGGCAAGACTCAACGCAAAAAGCCGATAGCCGACATAATGGTTGCCCATGAAATCCCGTATGTTGCAACTGCTTCAGTATCCGAGTGGAAAGATTTGGTTTTAAAAGCCAGAAAAGGCATGGAAGTTGAAGGCCCAGCCTTTCTGCACGTTCTTGCACCTTGCCCAAGAGGATGGAGATACGACACAAGCAAAACAATTGAAATTGCACGTCTAGCAGTTGACACATGCGTATTTCCATTGTGGGAGGCAGATAACGGCGAATACAAGCTTTCTTCAAGAAGTAAGGTGATAGCGGCGAAGCCTGAAATGAAAAAGCCAGTTGAAGAATACTTAAAGACTCAGGGAAGGTTCAGACATCTATTCAAGCCTGAAAACAAGCATATAATAGAGGAAATTCAGAAAGAAGTGGACAGACGCTGGCAAAAGCTCCTAAAACTTTGCGGAATAGCCTAATCTCATATTTTCCTATTTTTCTTTAATGATGATTGCGTCTACTGGACAGTTTTTCTGGCATTCTCTACAGCCGCCACATTCGCTTGCATTTACAACTATTGGCTGGTCTTCGAACCATTCTAGAACACCGAAGGAACAAGCTTTAACGCATTTCTTGCATCCAATGCATTTTTCATAGTTAATCCTAATTTCAACAATCATGGCAGCTTCCATCTTACAGTTTTAGAATCGTTCCAACATGAATTTCCATGAAGCTTTCCCCAAATTCTTCCTTGAATCTTTTGATGGCTTTCTCTCCGGTGCAGTGGCATGGGCCAATGAATCTTGGAGCAAATTCTCTAAAAGCCTGAATTGTCTTTTCTATTCTTTCCTCGTTTGCATCTACTAGGTGGAAGCCTCCTATAACAGCGTAAACTCTGCTTTTTCCAGTTATTTTCTGAGCGTATTTGACGGTGTTAACTATTCCCGCGTGGGCGCATCCAGTGATTATCATTAATCCCTTATCTGCGTAATCGATGACTAACGCTTGGTCATCCAGCATCTCGTCGTGTACGAACTTATCGTTTCTTATGGTCATGAAACGAGCTGAGACATCTTCAAAATCGTTTACTCTTTCAATTTCTCCAGTTGCAAGTACGTGGTCAGCTAAGGGTGCCACATGTTTCGAAAGTAGAAGTCTTCCTCCGCACTCCTCCACTTCTGATAAAGCAAACGGAATTCCAATTAACCGCATGCGGGGCTTAACTTCAAACTTTACTTTTAGGGCTTCTGGATGCGTAACTATCGGAACAGGTTTTCCAACGCATTTTAAAATGTCTAGAAGGCCGCCTGTATGATCGTAATGGCCATG
Above is a genomic segment from Candidatus Bathyarchaeota archaeon containing:
- a CDS encoding ATP-binding protein, whose amino-acid sequence is MNIASRSKEIVVASGKGGVGKTTFTASLSVFLANKGKRIVAVDADVDAPNLSIALGKGKEKSSQEIKISHKAVLDNEKCVKCGKCVETCRYGAIFQSEGEVPVIMEMLCEGCGACTLVCPVEAIRIEEKLTGELVIEETKYGFPLVTGRLELGEHNSGHLVTSAKKIGHVKAEETGAELVVIDGAPGIGCPVIASISGASYVVAVTEPTPAAKRDLERLIRVIKHFNVPAGVIVNKAELSTAYKDKLEKWINEEIQMPIIGEIPLDYEVLRALTHMTPIIEFNPSSKAAKAILEICEKVAENI
- a CDS encoding ATP-binding protein, whose protein sequence is MKAEISKFFHERPISTPIVAVTGGKGGTGKTTVAVNLAVALKMKGMKVMLVDVDVDGPNDAVLLGAKLENGEDVAFFKPVVNTEKCVKCGKCAEVCLENALVYVKGQFPAFFEELCSGCAACQLVCPAEAIEEGRKILGKVYVSEVDGIKLVTGELKPTEARSPLVALKTKEKAYEIAKKESFDVILVDTAPGVHNPVVRALQGASFALAVTEPTPLGAHDLGRILDLTKELGLLTSVVLNRADIKGGYKRIIYEICEKSGAEIVSEIPFDKKLLEAYISSVPVVKLFPSSPSAKAILKLADYVSERLK
- a CDS encoding NifB/NifX family molybdenum-iron cluster-binding protein, with the protein product MENERIVIPVVDNSGLNSRLSEHFGRAPYFMVIEINSKGEILSVEAIPNTSEHFGGFGKPPDRILQLKPTAVVTYGMGPRALNIFQQARVAVLRANAATVREVIEAYKRNELEELTEGCREARHPY
- a CDS encoding Mrp/NBP35 family ATP-binding protein, giving the protein MSESKCDDPRKGTSEQEKRLKERMEQEKRLKERMGKVKHKIAVISGKGGVGKSVVTANLAMAFAWKGYSVGILDADIHGPSIPKMVGLHGQRLQAGPPGIFPAIGPMGMKVVSIDFLLPSEEAPVIWRGPLKMAAIRQFLSDIVWGPLDFLLIDLPPGTGDEPLSVIQLLPEMDGVIIVTIPSEVSQIVVKKAVVFSQKLNVPVIGIIENMSGFVCPKCGAEIDIFRSGGGERIAKELLVPFLGKIPIDPEICKASDEGVPFVIKHPDSPSAKAFMEIVEKIESFIKERTKPRSENK
- a CDS encoding MBL fold metallo-hydrolase, with translation MNQKEKLGFNSVHLTILVDNEVYLEGLGSTWGLSIYVEAEIDGFKRKILMDTSGSYDTLTYNSSKLRVDLSSVDAIFISHWHGDHCGCLKEVLEMLESKIPVYLPSYDRSGVKLIEKFGATPIICSKPKTFLEGFMSTGCLGRWTKEHSLIIKLESSDFILLTGCAHPGVIKIANHSKRLLENFNLRAVIGGFHISSRKEGKIVGSFMKENKVEVVSPCHCTGEDAKQAIFEVLGRNCARCGAGRTFHFSA
- a CDS encoding pyruvate ferredoxin oxidoreductase subunit gamma, with amino-acid sequence MWKSLTEENCLVLKEVRWHGRGGQGAWTASELLARAAIHEGKFIQSFPEFGPERMGAPVRAFTRISDNPIRLHCSVYSPDVVVVLDPTLMASIPVAEGLKENGVIVVNTSEEPRKIKEELKLSHGTVWTVPATQIAIKILGRPITNTAMLGAVARATQIVSMESIEKAVKERFPAQLAEKNIGVIKEAYEEAKSE
- a CDS encoding 4Fe-4S binding protein, which translates into the protein MSPEYKGWKEIPIAGVCWLPSTEYKTGDWRTYKPVWDSEKCVRCMLCHIFCPEGAIKWNPETDKMEFDYDFCKGCGICANECPKDAIEMVLEGKE
- the porA gene encoding pyruvate ferredoxin oxidoreductase gives rise to the protein MAKVEQKVLPLSGDEAVAYAVKQCDVDVVAAYPITPQTIIVERFSEYVANGEVDTEFVCVESEHSALTCCLTAAATGARAFTATASAGLALMHEILGVTSGCRAPVVMAIVNRALSAPINIHCDHSDSMAERDMGWIHIYAENSQEAYDSIIQAFKIAEHPEILLPTLVGLDGFVLSHTLENVNVLPDETVKNFVGERKFPLVKNHEGKMVPFKLDPENPVTIGPLDLYDYYFEHKRQQEEAMRKAYDVIKKVHEEYAELSGRRYGNGLVEPYRLEDAEIATVCLGSTAGTVKTIVDELREKGVKAGLLRIRVFRPLPMEDIVKWLSDKKAVAVMDRACSFGGIGGPLFHEIRHVLYDSPGRPPVVNYIYGLGGRDTPPNLIRQVYQELQKIAETKRIEQLVKFIGLRE
- a CDS encoding pyruvate synthase subunit beta, whose amino-acid sequence is MAEWKFTAKDFAQIPERFSPGHRACAGCGPAIVMRLIMKAARGPVIATNATGCMEVVSTIYPYTAWRVPWIHTAFENVAANAAGIDAALKALKRKGRLKYEHVDVIAFGGDGGTYDIGFQALSGAAERGHDFLYVLYDNEAYMNTGIQRSGGTPLGAWTTTSPAGRVIPGKTQRKKPIADIMVAHEIPYVATASVSEWKDLVLKARKGMEVEGPAFLHVLAPCPRGWRYDTSKTIEIARLAVDTCVFPLWEADNGEYKLSSRSKVIAAKPEMKKPVEEYLKTQGRFRHLFKPENKHIIEEIQKEVDRRWQKLLKLCGIA
- a CDS encoding 4Fe-4S binding protein, with the protein product MEAAMIVEIRINYEKCIGCKKCVKACSFGVLEWFEDQPIVVNASECGGCRECQKNCPVDAIIIKEK
- a CDS encoding MBL fold metallo-hydrolase — translated: MIEEVQLKILVEDTKNPGKPWLWAEHGLSVLVKVKMDKNETSILLDTGASGKTVLHNAYKMNVDLCKVDAVVLSHGHYDHTGGLLDILKCVGKPVPIVTHPEALKVKFEVKPRMRLIGIPFALSEVEECGGRLLLSKHVAPLADHVLATGEIERVNDFEDVSARFMTIRNDKFVHDEMLDDQALVIDYADKGLMIITGCAHAGIVNTVKYAQKITGKSRVYAVIGGFHLVDANEERIEKTIQAFREFAPRFIGPCHCTGEKAIKRFKEEFGESFMEIHVGTILKL